TCGCCGGCGCGCAGGTGCCGCCGGCCGAACGCAACTGGGCGGCGCTGATGCGCGAGGAGGCCCGGGCCCGGCTGCGCTACCTGCTGCCGGCGGGCACCATTCTCTGCCTGCCGACGACACCGTTCCCGGCGCCCCTGCGCGGCCTGCCGCTGCCGGCGCAGCAGCCGCTGCGCGACCGCATCACCTGCCTGTGCGCCCAGGGCGGCCTCACCGGCTCGCCGCAGGTCAGCCTGCCGGGCGCGCGGGTCGACGGCGCGCCGGTCGGCCTGTCGATCATCGGCGGGCGCGGCACCGACTCGAGCCTCATCGCCATCGCCGAAGCCATGGAAGCCGCAGCATGACCGACCTGACCCCGAACCTGCCCGAGGTGGTGGCCGAGATCCGTTCCCTGTTCGAGCGCTACGAGCAGGCGCTGATCGACAAGGATGTCGACGTGCTCGACGCGACCTTCTGGAACAGCCCGCACACCATCCGCTACGCGCTGCACGAGAACGGCTACGGCTTCGACGCGATCCACGCCCATCGGGTCGCCCGCCCGCCTGGCCCCGGCATCAAGGAAAAGCGCCTGCGCCTCGAAATCCTCACCCTCGGCCGCGATGTCGCGACCGTGAACCTCGAATTCAAGATGCGCGGCCGCGACGTCGTCGGCCGCCAGAGCCAGACCTTCGTGCGCTTTCCCGATCTCGGCTGGAAGGTGGTCTCGGCCCATGTCTCGACCATGGAGGGCGAGAAGCCCTGGTGAGGTGACGGGCCCTCGGTCCGTGCCCATTTCCCGGGGCCGCCGGGCGGGCCCGGCTCAGCCTTGTCTCAGGAACCCGTCGATCACCTCGGCAAGCTCCCGCTCGCATTCGCGATGCGGCACATGGCCGATGCCCGCGAAGATATGGGCCCGCCCGCGTCCCGCCGCGATGCGGCGGGGATGTTCGAGCGAGCCATATTCGTCCGTGTCGCCATGCACTGCCAGCACCGGGCAGCGCAGGCGGGCGAGCGCCTCGTCGAGCGTCCACGGGGCGAATTCAGGATTGAGCCAGGTGCGGATCCAGGCATCGACCACCCAGCGCGCCTTGTCGCCGTGGTAGCGGGCGACGCGCGCGAGATGGGCCGGATCCTCGAAATCGCGCTCGGCGACACGCAGCCCGTCCAGCGTGCGGTCCTCGACGAAGGCCTGGGCCGCGATCGTCACCAGCCTCTCGCAGCGCTCGGGCCAGCGCGCCGCCGTCTCCACCGCCATGCCGCCGCCGACGCTGTG
This portion of the bacterium YEK0313 genome encodes:
- the bphD_2 gene encoding 2-hydroxy-6-oxo-6-phenylhexa-2,4-dienoate hydrolase: MSDISPIAITETDGWLQLDAGRVFFRSWTPEAAAGAPVILFHDSLGCVELWRSFPATLAAVTGRRVVAYDRLGFGRSDRHPGRLGRGFIRAEGEEVVPRLCAAAGIARFVACGHSVGGGMAVETAARWPERCERLVTIAAQAFVEDRTLDGLRVAERDFEDPAHLARVARYHGDKARWVVDAWIRTWLNPEFAPWTLDEALARLRCPVLAVHGDTDEYGSLEHPRRIAAGRGRAHIFAGIGHVPHRECERELAEVIDGFLRQG